Genomic window (Nitrospiria bacterium):
TGCCGTCGCCGATGTGGCCGTAGATCGCCACGGGGATACTCATCTCTTTGAAATAGTGATCCAGGTAGGCGATCAGTTCCGGGAGCCGTGCGGCCGGGACCACGACGTCGTCCACGAAATTGATCGGTTTTTTTTTGGCGTCGTACCGGTAAAGGGTCGGGTAGATCGCTTTGCGGACCCGCCAAAGCGCCTCTTGTCGTTCCTGCCCATCGGGTTCGTCGCTTCGGGCGACCTCCACCGGCCGGCTGAGCCGATAGGTCTTTGTCGCTTCACGGATGAGATGAATTTTTTGCTCGATCGGTTCTTCGTCGATCTCAACCAGGAGCATGGCTGCGGCTTCGGGCGGGATGCCGAAACGGCCCCGGCCGATCAAGTCGAGCGAACTGGCATCCATCAATTCCATCGCGCTGGGATGAAGGGGAAGAAGGTCATTGACCGCATGGCCGACCTCCTCCAGACGGTTGAAGTAGACCAGCGCCGTCGCGGTCCGGGCCGGACGGTCCCTCAACCGCAGCCGAGCTTCTGTGGTGAAACCCAATGTTCCTTCGCTTCCGATAAAGAGTTTTGTGAGATCGAAGAGACCTTGTTCCAGATGGTCGACCATGTCAAAAAGATTGTAACCGCTGCTGTTCTTGCTCACGCCGATCCGATGCCTCCGGATCAAGGATCGGTTGGATTGTAATAAGGCGTAGAGTTCGCGAAGACGGGTCTCTTGATCGATCAGCCGTTCGAATTCGGGACGACCCAATGGATAGGGACGGGCCGCAAGGGCTCGCCCATCGGACAGAATCGCGCGGAGTTCAAGGACGTTGTCCTTCGTGGCTCCGTACTTGAGGGTGTGAGGGCCCGCCGAGTTGTTGCCCAACATTCCCCCGATCTTGCAAACTTCGCCACTGGAAGGGTCAGGTGCGAAGAAAAGACCGTGGCGTTCCAGATCCCGGTTCAACTCGCCGTAGATCTTTCCGGGTTGAACCCGGACCCATTTTTCTTCGCGATTCAATTCAAGGATGCGGTTCAGTCGAGAAAATTCGAGAATGATCCCTTCTCCGATGGCGTTGCCGGTTAGATTGGATCCGCCGCACCGCGCCGTGAGGGGAATCCGGCGTCGTCGGGCATATTCGATCACCTTCAGGAGGTCGGTTTCCTGTTCGATCAGCACAACGGCCTGCGGGTCGATCCGGTAGATGCTGGCGTCAATCGCGTAAGCGGTCCGTGCGGCATAGTCGGACAGAACCTTTGACTCTCCGAGAAGATGAACCAGGTCTGAAACGAGGGAGGAGACCGAAGCGGTCATGACTACATTATAACAAGCCCGACGCGGGTGCGCAATGCGCAGGTTGCTGAAAAATGAGTGATCGGTCGGTAAACAGGCCCTCTACTTTAAGCGGGCGGCTCCGGCCGCCTCGATTACCAGCGTGGCGTACTGTGCGAAGATCATGAGAAGTTTGAGGTCGTATTCCGTAAAGTGCCGTTTTGTGGGGTCGGTGATGGAATAGTTGATGACCCCGATGATTTTGTTCCGACTGCGTAGCGGAGCGCAGATTCCGGAGCGCAATTCGGTCGCTTTGACCTCGAAGTTCTTAAACTGGTCCGGATTGATCTTGGAGGGCAGGAGCAAAGCCTCTCCGGTTTGGACGACGTACCCCGCGCATCCCTCGCCGATTTTGGGACGGCTCTGGGCCAGGACTTCCGGTTTGATGCCCACGGACGAGGCGATGACAAGCCTTTGGTTTGCCTCATCAACCAGTTGAATGGAACCGCGATCGGCCATAAAAAGCTCCATGGCGGCCTTCAGGATCGTGTCGAGAGCTTTTTCGGGTTGTGTTTCCATTCCGATGGCCGCCATCGCTTTCTGCAGCACCGTCAATTCCTTGAGCCGCACCTGCAGTGCCGAGATTTTGATTTGTTCCTCAAGCACTCTAAATTGTTCCTCCCGCAGTTGTTTCTGGATCTTTTGAAGTTTGAATTCATTGTCTATGATGTAAGCGCAGAAGAGCAGAAAAAAAACGCCCAGGAAGATGATGATGATCGGGGGTTGTTCTGTTACAAGGCTGAAAACGATGACGGTTCCGGCCGAGGATAGCAGGAGGAAGAAGGAGATGGCCCAGAGCTCCCATCGCTTCTTTTCAACCGGGGTCATCTTTTTGGTTGGGCTCATAAGATGGACCTGAACAATCTCTCCCTGCGCGCCGCGAACCTGGTGACGAAACCAACGTCCGCCGATGTCAGGCGCGACCGGCTTTGTTCAACGCCCTTTCGGGATAACTCACCCAAGGTTCTCGCTCTGCGAGATAGCGGGGACCCCGGAAATTCAAACGGGTGCGAAGGTTGGAGAAGCCGGACCGTTGTAATTGAGAAACGAAACTGCGAAGCGCGTCGTCGACGGTCCGGAACGCCTCCGTCTCAAACGTCAGTCCCTCATAATGAAAGACGGCCTTGTACCCTTTGTCGATTCGCTGAATATCCACCAACCGATTGAAGACCCGTTGTCGCTCGTCTTGTCCTTCGATTTGGTGTCGTTCGGTAATGCGCTGCATCCACCCCTCTCCAGGATGGCGCTGATTATAGCGACTTCAACCTGAGCAATCAATAACTTTTTTGCATGGCGATGGGCTTAACGGGTTTCGATTCGCCTGCATGAAACCGGATAGGGATGTCGCAGTCGTTTGACAATCCATCCCTTGTTTCTTATAATCCATAAAGCTTTCTGTGACCCATGGCCGTTGAGGATGAACTTACCCAATTTACTCACGATCCTTCGCATTCTGTTGATACCGGTTTTCATTAATTTGTTGATCTACAGATACCATGCATGGGCCCTGGCTGTTTTTCTTTTTGCCAGCTTGACGGACAGTCTGGATGGTCTGATCGCGAGGCTCGCAAATCAGAGAACGCGACTGGGGACCTATCTTGATCCCATGGCGGATAAGTTGCTCCTAACAGCCTCCTTTCTGACCCTCGCAATCCTGCAGATTATTCCGGTGTGGAGTGCCGTGATCGTCGTCAGTCGTGACATGATTTTGATCTTAGGCGCCTTGATTCTCCACCTGACCCAGGCTCGTCTGGAAATCTCACCTACGTTTCTTGGAAAAAGCACAACGGCGCTTCAGTTGGCCTATGTCACTTTGGTTTTATTTGTTGCGGTGGTTCGGGGCAACACAGTTGGTTTATTTCCAGTCCTAGTGGCAACGGTGGCGTTGACGATTCTCTCCGGTCTTCATTATATCTATCGGGGAGTGCGTCATTTGAATTCTGAACACGTTTAGTGAGTGCTTTAACGGCAGCCGGGTAGTCCATCTAAAATAGGCCAATTGATGAACAATCGAACCCGATGGTTTGGCATCATCGGGTATCCCATACGTCATTCCCTTTCCCCATTGATGCATAATGCCGCTTTCGAGGCGCTGGGCCTTGATTACTGCTACATTCCCTTGACGGTTGAACCCCCTCGGGTGCGATCCGCGGTAAAAGCGTTGCGATGGCTGCAGTTCCGAGGTTTCAACGTGACGATTCCCCACAAGCAACGGATTATGGCCTATCTGGATCGGTTGACCCCGGAGGCCAAGCTCATTGGAGCGGTGAACACCGTTGATATTCACCAAGGTAGATTGATCGGTCACAATACGGACGGTCGGGGATTCCTTAGATCCGTCATGGAAGTGACCGGTCAAACGGTAACAGACAAGCGCGTTTTGCTTTTAGGAGCGGGAGGGGCGGCGCGGGCGGTTGCGTTTCAATTGATCCTTGAAAACGTGGCAACAATGTTCATCTCAAATCGATCATCGGCGAGGGCCCATGGGCTGGCCCGTGATCTAGGGCGATCGCCGAACCGGTGTTTCCTTTCTGTCCTTCCCTGGACTGAAAAGGCTCTTAAAAAAGCCGTTCAAGAGACCGATATCATTATTAATGCCACATCGGTGGGAATGAATCCGTCTGATCCCCCCCTTCTTGCGTCTGATGTTTTGAAATCGCGTCATATTGTTTGTGATCTTGTTTATAAACCGGCAACGACGGGTCTGCTTCGGCAGGCACAAGCGGCCGGGGCCACGGTGATCACGGGACTTGGGATGCTGGTTCATCAAGGGGCGCTTTCCTTTGAAATCTGGACCGGTCAACGACCTCCGGTGGATGTCATGCGGGAGGCCGTTGGGCGGGCTATCATGGGATAGGAGTCGGGAGACGACATTGACAATTTGAAAACCATCCAGTAAACTGAAAAAGCAGGGGTTTCGTTCGTCCGAATTAGAGGTGACAACCTTGGTTCCTGAACGATTGGGGAAAGTGTTGACGGCGGCTCGACTCATTTCGGAGGAACAGCTCCAGAAAGCTCTTCTAATCCAGAAAAAGGAGGGCGGCCGACTGGGAGGTATCCTCATCAAGATGAATTTTGTTGAAGAGGATAAGCTCCTTAAGTTTCTAAGCCAGCATTATGGTATTCCCGCCATTGACCTTTCGAAGATCCAGATCGATCCCGCCGTCACGAAACTGGTACCGGCCGAAGTGGTTCACAAATACCATGTCATACCGGTCAAACGCTCCGGTGCCACGCTCAGCCTAGCCATGGTGGATCCCACCGATGTCTTTGCGGTTGATGATATCAAGTTCATGACCGGATACGAGATCGAGCCCATGGTCGCCTCAGAAGCGGCTGTGACGGCGGCCATTACCAAGTCCTACGATGCTTCGACCAAGCAACTCCAGACGGTGCTTAAAGACATTGAAGTGCAGGAATCCGAGGCGAATCTCTCCGTCGTACGCGAAGAGGAAGTGGATATTAATAAATTGAAGGCGGAGGTGGAGGATGCGCCGGTGGTGAAGCTGGCGAATCTGATCCTGGTGGAGGCGATCAAGAAGAAAGTGAGCGACGTTCACATCGAGCCGTATGAACACAGCTTCCGGGTACGTTACCGGTTGGACGGATCCCTTTACGAGGTGATGGCTCCGCCGAAGAAACTCCAAGCGGCCCTCACCTCCCGGTTGAAGATCATGGCCGACTTGGATATTGCCGAACGGCGACTTCCTCAAGACGGGCGTATTAAAATGAGATTTGAGGAAAAAGAGGTTGACCTTCGCGTGTCATGTCTTCCATGCCTGTTCGGCGAGAAAATTGTGATGCGTCTGTTGGATAAGAGCAACCTGACGCTGGATCTCACCAAGCTGGGATTTGAGCCCAATGCCTTGGAAGATTTTATGAAAGCGATCGGTAGTCCCTATGGCATGGTGTTGGTCACGGGTCCAACCGGAAGCGGAAAAACCACCACGCTCTATTCGGCCTTAAATTATATTAATACTATCGATGTGAACATCATGACGGCCGAGGACCCTGTCGAGTACAACCTGATGGGGATCAACCAAGTCCAAATGAAGGACGAAATCGGTCTGAATTTCGCAGCGGCCCTTCGTTCTTTCCTCCGACAGGATCCCGACATCATCATGGTCGGCGAGATCCGGGACTATGAAACGGCCGAGATCGGTGTCAAGGCGGCCCTGACCGGTCATTTGGTCTTGTCCACGTTACACACCAACGATGCACCCAGTACGATCAACCGTCTTCTCAACATGGGGATCGAGCCGTTCTTGGTGGCCTCTTCAGTGGTGTTGATCTTGGCCCAACGGCTCGTTCGGCGGATTTGCAAGGAATGTAAAGAAGTTGAAAAGATTCCGGTCCAGACGCTTATCAAAGCGGGCATGTCGGAAGAGGAAGCTAAAAATGCGGTCTGTTACAAAGGCAAAGGGTGCCAAACATGTAGCGATACAGGGTATAAGGGACGTGTGGCTTTGTATGAAGTGATGCCGATCGGGGAAGGGGTTCGGGAATTGGTCCTTCAAGGGGCTTCAGCAGATGAGATCAAAAAGCGGGCGATCAGCGGAGGAATGAAAACGTTGCGGATGAGCGGCCTAGCCAAAGTCCGCGAAGGATCGACCACGTTGGAAGAGGTTGTGGACTCGACTTTTTCGGATTGACACTAAGAAAATCATGATGATTTACATCTGATATGCAGTTTTCCGATAACTGGATGCCCCGGCGGGGGGTCTTTGCCGGTTGTGAAGAGGAGAGTAAGCTATAACTCCGGGAGGTTTCCCGGTATACTAACATAGTCACAGCAAGGAGACGAATGGCCAATCTGTATCAGTTACTCCAGACTATGATTGAGAAAGGTGCCTCCGACCTCCACATCACCACGGGAAGTCCGCCACAAATCCGGGTGGACGGCGATCTGGTCCCGTTAAACGCCCCGCCTATGACGCCTGCCGAGACCAAGCAGCTGGTGTACAGCGTTCTCACCGACGCCCAGAAACACAAATTTGAAGAGGAGAACGAACTGGACTTCTCCTTTGGATTAAAAGGGTTGAGCCGGTTTCGCGCCAACGTTTTCATGCAGCGTGGGGCCGTGGCCGCAGCGATCCGGACCATTCCGTTCAAGATCATGACCTTTGAGGAATTGGGATTGCCGGCGATTGTGAGGGACTTGGTCAAGCGTCCCCGTGGATTGATTCTGGTTACCGGTCCGACAGGGAGCGGGAAATCAACCACCCTGGCTACGATGATCGACAGCATTAACTCCGAGCGGCATGAACATATTGTGACGATCGAGGACCCGATTGAATTCCTTCATCCTCATAAAAAATGCCTGGTCAATCAAAGGGAGGTCAATTCGGACACCAAATCGTTTAAGACCGCCCTCAAATATATTCTCCGGCAGGATCCCGATGTGGTGCTGGTCGGTGAAATGCGTGATCTTGAGACGATCGAGGCCGCTTTGACCATTGCCGAAACGGGACACCTCACTTTTGCCACTCTCCATACCAACTCTTGCGCCCAGACGATCAACCGGATCGTCGATGTCTTCCCCCCGTTTCAGCAGCCCCAGGTGCGGGCCCAGTTGTCGTTTGTTCTGGAAGGCGTCATATCCCAACAACTCATGGCCAAGGCCAGTGGACAGGGAAGAGTTCTGGCTTTGGAGATCATGGTTCCCAACCCCGCTATCCGTAATTTGATTCGAGAAGATAAAGTCCATCAGATCTATTCCACGATGCAAACCGGCCAGTCAAAGTATGGCATGCAGACGATGAATCAGTCCTTGTTCGACCTCTACCAACGGCGGTTGATCACCTATGACGATGCCATTAACCGCAGCAGCAACGTGGAAGAGTTGATGAATATGCTGGGCCGGAGCGGAATGGCTCCGCAACCGGCGAAGGAACAGCGGGCAGTCCGCTAACCCGGGAGCGCGACGG
Coding sequences:
- a CDS encoding GAF domain-containing protein, with translation MSPTKKMTPVEKKRWELWAISFFLLLSSAGTVIVFSLVTEQPPIIIIFLGVFFLLFCAYIIDNEFKLQKIQKQLREEQFRVLEEQIKISALQVRLKELTVLQKAMAAIGMETQPEKALDTILKAAMELFMADRGSIQLVDEANQRLVIASSVGIKPEVLAQSRPKIGEGCAGYVVQTGEALLLPSKINPDQFKNFEVKATELRSGICAPLRSRNKIIGVINYSITDPTKRHFTEYDLKLLMIFAQYATLVIEAAGAARLK
- a CDS encoding CDP-alcohol phosphatidyltransferase family protein translates to MNLPNLLTILRILLIPVFINLLIYRYHAWALAVFLFASLTDSLDGLIARLANQRTRLGTYLDPMADKLLLTASFLTLAILQIIPVWSAVIVVSRDMILILGALILHLTQARLEISPTFLGKSTTALQLAYVTLVLFVAVVRGNTVGLFPVLVATVALTILSGLHYIYRGVRHLNSEHV
- a CDS encoding shikimate dehydrogenase translates to MNNRTRWFGIIGYPIRHSLSPLMHNAAFEALGLDYCYIPLTVEPPRVRSAVKALRWLQFRGFNVTIPHKQRIMAYLDRLTPEAKLIGAVNTVDIHQGRLIGHNTDGRGFLRSVMEVTGQTVTDKRVLLLGAGGAARAVAFQLILENVATMFISNRSSARAHGLARDLGRSPNRCFLSVLPWTEKALKKAVQETDIIINATSVGMNPSDPPLLASDVLKSRHIVCDLVYKPATTGLLRQAQAAGATVITGLGMLVHQGALSFEIWTGQRPPVDVMREAVGRAIMG
- the pilB gene encoding type IV-A pilus assembly ATPase PilB, coding for MVPERLGKVLTAARLISEEQLQKALLIQKKEGGRLGGILIKMNFVEEDKLLKFLSQHYGIPAIDLSKIQIDPAVTKLVPAEVVHKYHVIPVKRSGATLSLAMVDPTDVFAVDDIKFMTGYEIEPMVASEAAVTAAITKSYDASTKQLQTVLKDIEVQESEANLSVVREEEVDINKLKAEVEDAPVVKLANLILVEAIKKKVSDVHIEPYEHSFRVRYRLDGSLYEVMAPPKKLQAALTSRLKIMADLDIAERRLPQDGRIKMRFEEKEVDLRVSCLPCLFGEKIVMRLLDKSNLTLDLTKLGFEPNALEDFMKAIGSPYGMVLVTGPTGSGKTTTLYSALNYINTIDVNIMTAEDPVEYNLMGINQVQMKDEIGLNFAAALRSFLRQDPDIIMVGEIRDYETAEIGVKAALTGHLVLSTLHTNDAPSTINRLLNMGIEPFLVASSVVLILAQRLVRRICKECKEVEKIPVQTLIKAGMSEEEAKNAVCYKGKGCQTCSDTGYKGRVALYEVMPIGEGVRELVLQGASADEIKKRAISGGMKTLRMSGLAKVREGSTTLEEVVDSTFSD
- a CDS encoding type IV pilus twitching motility protein PilT codes for the protein MANLYQLLQTMIEKGASDLHITTGSPPQIRVDGDLVPLNAPPMTPAETKQLVYSVLTDAQKHKFEEENELDFSFGLKGLSRFRANVFMQRGAVAAAIRTIPFKIMTFEELGLPAIVRDLVKRPRGLILVTGPTGSGKSTTLATMIDSINSERHEHIVTIEDPIEFLHPHKKCLVNQREVNSDTKSFKTALKYILRQDPDVVLVGEMRDLETIEAALTIAETGHLTFATLHTNSCAQTINRIVDVFPPFQQPQVRAQLSFVLEGVISQQLMAKASGQGRVLALEIMVPNPAIRNLIREDKVHQIYSTMQTGQSKYGMQTMNQSLFDLYQRRLITYDDAINRSSNVEELMNMLGRSGMAPQPAKEQRAVR